The nucleotide window CAAAGATCCAAACTCCCACACCCCCAACGATCATCGTTACTAAAGTTACGATCCAGAAATCACTGGTTTCCTGTATCATAACCAACCACCCCAAAATCACAAAAGGCACAGTATTAGCGATCAAATGTCCAAAACTGCCATGTAAAAACGGGGCAAAAAGTATTCCTCTCAAGCCAATCAGTCTGTGAGGTATAATGCCATAAACATCTAACCTCCCCCGAAAAATGACCTGATCGATAAACTCTAATACCCAAAAAATAGCGACAAATGAGCCTAAAATTATCCCTTGGGTTTTTAATTGACGGGAAAGAGAATTATCCTT belongs to Gloeothece citriformis PCC 7424 and includes:
- a CDS encoding rhomboid family intramembrane serine protease, which encodes MSLKDNSLSRQLKTQGIILGSFVAIFWVLEFIDQVIFRGRLDVYGIIPHRLIGLRGILFAPFLHGSFGHLIANTVPFVILGWLVMIQETSDFWIVTLVTMIVGGVGVWIFATPGSIHIGSSILIFGYLGFLLARGYFQRNLASIIISVIVGLLYGGLVWGVLPSAPGISWQGHLFGFIGGVITARLIAKEKQYYR